A region of the Nothobranchius furzeri strain GRZ-AD chromosome 13, NfurGRZ-RIMD1, whole genome shotgun sequence genome:
GTATTTCCTCTTTTCTGAAGAGTAAAAGGCTTCAGTGACTCATGCCAACGGTCATCCTGCTACTCCAAACAGATTAAGTGCTCGGACACCTTAGAAAACACAGCCAGACTCAAACGTGGAATCATATGACAGGGTTCATGTCAAACAAGTAGATTTCTTTGTCCTTTAATTAATTAGAGCTATTTCGTTCTTTAAATATGAGGACAATTAAAAACGTAACATCTGTAAAAATTTTGATattacaaataaaataaagaacaTATGATTCAGTTAGGCCGTGAAACTGACTGGACCGTCTGGATAGGAACAAAACTGGGGTCAAATTTTCCTCTCGATTTTCTGTTTACTAAAGCAAAGCTGTGCCGGGACCTCGATGTgccgctagggctgggcgatgcagcctaaaatcaatatcacgatatattatggatttcaccttgataacgataaatggacgatgacCACAGGTATGcgcaaacaaaagttgtccactagatggggctgtcacgtgtaatgcaagctggtacagcttcttaaaaggacatgaatgtcaccaacctacacacatatttTCATTGTGTTTATAATTGAATTTATTGACGTGGGAAAAACGATGTCGTATGAGCCAAAAATgtcgataacaataaattttctatttatcgcccagccctaccagcGACGAGGTGGTTTCTCCGTTTGTACACAAGAACCTATAAGTGCGTGCATGCTGCATCGCTCCAACTTAATGCAGCTTTTACAGCAATAAAAGGTTAGCCATGCAATGGATCTGAACCACTAGCAAGCCggctccaacagccaagctacacGCCTTCTCACGCCGAGGGAAAAAAAGGCCCAACGATCGTGCTGCGTAGTGTCCTCTTTTGTCGATATTCCAGCAAAGTTTAAAAACATGCAAACAGACAGACATAAAAATGGATGGTTGAGAATTAAAAGCTGTTTTTCACTCATCCTCTTATACtagctatacacacacacacacacacacacacacacacacacacacacatacattcatatACTCCTGTCCATGCACACTTGTGCAGTGCAAACACAGTCATGGCAATTCTTCTCATTTAACCCCCCTCCCCCCGCTGTAGGACAACCCTACACTTGATTTGTAACAGCAAGTTCCAGAAAGAGCACTTGTTATTTTCTTTAATCAAAACAAAAAGCTGAAATATGGCTTTACATTTAAAACCGTAACAAGtgatgaaatttaaaaaaataatagcaATTGTCCTTTTCCCCAGATGTCATCAATGTTCCTAATTGTGATTATACTTTTAAAATTCCATCGTGTAGGTTTGCGTGcttggactgtgtgtgtgtgagtgtgtgtgtgttgaccagGGGTACAGCTGGTAAAAAGGTGGTACTTAGGTGGGTTTTTAAAGTGTAAAGGCTTTGATCTGGTGCTGCAGAGGTCCAGCAGGGAAGAACAACAGCCGACCCTCAGAGGACGTGCAGAGACAAAGCTGCCAGTCTGTCCAAACAAGCCTGATGAAGTCAGACAGTCATGATCTGTGACCTCATTTCCTACTTTATCAGttatttaggtgtgtgtgtgtgtgtgtgtgtgtgtgtgtgtgtgtgtgtgtgtgtgtgtgtgtgtgtgtgtgtgtgaacaacgGAATGAAAATGTGTCTTGTGCTACTTTTTCTTGTCTCGTTCCGTTTCCTCGCAGTGCATGGGTGCATGTGGGATTGTGATTGTATGCCAGCCTGTTCACTTGTTCATGAGTCTCAGGGATCACTCCCGTATGCTGGCAGAGTAGGAGAACTGAGGGAAGTGTGTACGCTGATCTGAATCCTCTGGATCTAAATTGTCATCTGGGGAGACAAGGCGGGAGGGGTGACGGTTAAAAACAGATGTGAAAAACTTAAACGGGGAAAAGGAAACAAGAATAACTGTGCTTACACTTGTCTGGGGGGGTTATTGTAATACTTTGTGCCGTGAACTCATCATCAAAATAACGCGTGTCCGTCTCTGATGTTACCTGGGGCTTGAAGGGTGGAATAAGCTGAGGAGATGAAGAAAAATCTATCATTTTACAAACaaatcctctttttttttttttttaatagaatTAGTTTGTTTCCATCTGTGCTTCTAACCTTTTTTTCTATGACATCCTGCCAGTTGATGGGGGTGAAGAACTTATGGGTCATCACTTCTTTGGCATCGTCTGGTCCACCTCCGAGTCTGTAAACGAGTACAAAATGAAATCATTACCACCTGAATAACTGCTCCAACACATTAATCAGAAACATACCACAAACAACAATATTTACCAGCTTCTAAACACATTCATTGGTCATTTCCTTGCTACTTATGTCCACAAGTAAGGCTGCAAGCGGCGCTCAGTGTGCTAAGATTAGCAGTTCTCCTGTGATTACCAGAAACGTGGGGTCCTGACCAAAACAACAATCAATTTTGTCCCCGTTTAAGACCATTACCCTGAACAAAACTAATCAGGAAGGAACATGAGCTTCAATAACAGGGTTACGTCTTTTATAGCCAAACACAGGGCGTCTACAAGCACAACAAGACTCCGAAACAGATCAGCGGCAGGGGAAAAGGTCACGGAGAAACGGTTTTCATTCTCACAACAGAAACTTGCTTTAACAGATGAAAATGGttcaaatgttattttagttttCAACATTTACCTCAGAAATCAACCATAACTGCAACAATAAAACCCTGTTTCTCAACATTAAATAGGTAGGATCTTTGTTTTCGGTTTCTCAGAGTAAAAAGAAGTGAAACCCGTCTGGTGCTTTTTGTAAAACGGTGTTCCCGCAGCTAAGACCTCCTACCTTTGTTTGGGGTCTTTTTTAAGCAGTCCTGCCAGCAGGGCCtttccctctggagccaggctctTAGGGAAGCGGATCTCCTCCATGAGGATGAGCTCAAACAAACGCTCGTGGTCCTGGTTGTAAAACGGCAACCGACCACACATCATCTCATACATCACCACCCCCAGTCCCCACCAGTCCACTGCCCGTCCATAGTCGTtgtcctccagcacctgatggggagaagagaaatgttaaataaagaaagaaatctaCTTATTTCTTCTCTGCTGTCCGGTTCCCTTCATTTATAATAAAATACCATAAAATATTAAAGCCATGTCATGCTGGGTGGCGAGATGGACACGTTTTATTTGTGAAATGTTGGGTGGAGCAACGGTAGGTTTTGAAATGATTTTTACCACCTTTTTAACGAAGCTGATTAAGGTAACATCTGTTTAAGCTGTAAGAAATTATTTGTGGGATATATTTTTGCAGGAAATAAACAGCACGTTTATTAAAGACTAAAATTAGAAGTGTGCTCAGAAAACACACCGATTGTTGCCACCTGCAGTCATTGATGACTTTAGTTTTGGTATTTAAAAAGGCATGGTACATTGCTAGTTCGCTTCCATGTCCGTTTTAAACTGATAACCTTACGTTGAGACACGATggaggtagggctgctcgattatggcaaaaataataatcacgattattgtgactgaaattgagatctcgattatttaggacgatttttcaatttatgttgattttatttgtttttattcagtcataaaattgctcagggcacaatcaggacaaaaaaaatgagaacaagatgatcactaaaataactcctgattcccagtataaaaagaccaatatacttatagctcatagtctatgacccaagggctatagaccttggtttaactcatttaagtctaaccagtacagacccaaataccaatatgttgcaaatactgacagcaagaattatacagtggcatttataacaaataaatgcaaataaattgatgttcataaaatgttgcataacatttatttagtcgtgtcaagatgCTGTAGGAGcaggcactagcaccgtgtcctcagagagattagttatttatcagcgtggggaacttatttctaccttattaataaactatttatttacaagtccatcagttaatgtaataattgtcccaaccacagctgcacaccCCTCAACCTGGTCTcaaagcaatcaggggcaagctgcacgtgtgtttagcacgccgcatgcgcacattagccgtttttagcggctcaggagtccgcaggtgcggtgtgtgtgtcactcactctggttaatccacagGGAGCTGGCTCTGagggctgtttctttagcgaccgacacatcactacatcattccctttcctaatgtcctgaagaacggtccggagcgcaggcggagtcttTAGCTaatctgcaggaaatgtcgacgacagttatccagaaagtagctaaggggttCCCAGAGATGTttttgaggtgttcgctaggtacttttaagatttaaaaagtcaagaagggggtctgaaaagctgttggaaatagcgtcaaagtcgccaagttggcaacacagtgggaggagcgcttcatttgcaactcagggcagcgcaagtgggatgagcaaataatcggcttgttttgtttgtataatcgttcaaaactcagatcgtaatcatgattaaaattcgattaattgagcagccctagatgGAGGTGTAGCTCTTTTGGTTGGATCGTGTACAAAAGGGGTTGATCTCTCTTACAAGACCGTATGTGATCAGTTAGCTCCAGATGTGTTGGTATGACTTTTAGCTACTAGAACATTTGTAGCTCAGCATCGTTACAGATGTTTAGAACTGCTTTGGTCCTTTCTTTATCGGTCTCCACATTTAGCCGTTTGTGTCCATCGTAGCAGCAGCTTCTCACTCATTCCAGCGAATCAAACACCCTTTAGACGGGCATCAAACACTTTCATACATACTGCTCTTTATGACATTATTATTGGCTTCATCACATTCCTCAAAATTAACTATCCTTTTAAATACTTAATAGTCATTCTCCACCAAACTAATAGTCCTCGTTTCACTGTGCGAGTCattagatcctggttctggtctatagggccttacatggacaagcaccaccatacattggtgatcttcttagtccctaaacccccagcaggtccctgaggtccagtgaccaaagcctactggttgtgaagcaccaggctaaagaccaaaggtgacagatcatctgctgctgtggcccccagactctggacctctctccccctgatcagtggactcagtggtctcctttaagaagcagcagaaaactcacctgttcacgcTTTggcatgaccttcatcaccacccttattctgttcttattccacctttcctgggatccactgatttccctctttcctgttcattttctctttaattattttttttatttaaaccatATCTTTTAATCaatctttttgtgtttttttttctagtgaagcgcctcatgagttttatctagagaggcgctatataaaagattgttttctttcttagaTTCAAAAATGTTGAAATTGTCAAATCTGTCAAATCTGTGATTTAACTATCATTTTTACCTGAAACTGTGTCtgaattaaagggactttatggagttttgaatttttatgctcgcgattgccccctcaggccaaaagcgtaacggcagcttcaatagtaggctcgtgcatgaggtgcgcatgctgtacgtgcacactccttaacgaaaataacagctgagacagtcccgtgtgtgtgtgtgtgtcccggaggacagaggacaggagaacacgcagctaattaattaaataatttggttctgtacctttctcttcagcacagccgacaaaggtttatgatgggtcagtcctcctgcatgctcagatcattcccttcccttgcttgaaaaattgttccaaaatgaaagttgaatccacatatttttttatctgtgaattcaatgccgttcagcgagtctcaaataaaaatttgggcatcttactgtaaaaaaatataccattaatgtaaaaaataaattatgttcatgtCCAGAGTCGAACCCGGATCTCCTGCACGACAGcctgacgtcttactaggtgtgcTAAAGGGCCAGTTATATGTTttgcatctgtaacttttatatctttgatgacagctgaaacaacgttcaaggaacggttcggagtgaaaatggctattttgttgctaatttgcaggaaatatcttgaagaaagttctacagaaagtagctaagggtcctcagaaatgtagctaggttcatcactaggcgttaggaacagcgacaaagtcgctgagttggcactacctcactctcacctgctaaagctactgatagcaaatgctacgggctatgcctgagcgtgaacgcgcatgaagcagcctgctcgacccgagcatctctctttttctgtgattttacagaaaaacaggcaatcacagtaaaaaggccagggctcattctacaggaccagggcattgcaggagaatgtatgaagaagaaatttattatttctagacatgttttggctgtcaaacttccataatgcccctttaatggaTGTTTCTTACATTTGTTGTAAATAAGTTTGTAGGGATGTAAGGAAATACTGATGCGCTGAGATATGGCGATTTTTCATGTGATGATACTGAATGGATATCTAAAAGCACCGTATCGATTTTTATTGAGGATTTACAAGCAAACATATACTGTATTTCTTAGGTGTGAAgcaattcaaactctgactgctaggtggcagcagttttcacCACCTTCTCTCTAGTGGATCTCAAGATAACCCTGCATGCATCTTGGAAACATCTGACTCGAGTTTTCCAATTAAGATCCGTCATAAATTGCATCGTTTTGCCAGATTCCTGCCCATACACACCCCTACACATCTCTACTGGCTTTTGCACATAGGTGTCAACTATTAGAATAGCAAACAGCCCATGCAGTAACAATGTGAAACATACATTGTTCGGTGCGTTGTATTCACTCCCATCACTAGAGACAGTCATGTGTCACTAAGCTGTAGATTTCAAATGGCTGGGCAAATACCGACTATAGTGCTGTCTGCAGGTTTTTCAAGTAACGCCACAAAGATCGGACTTTTATGAATGAGCATCACAGTGAAAAGACGACTTGACCATCTTGTTCATAAATAACGGCGTCTTTCATCTAGGGGtagcagaagctcaggaggtagagcggactCACCAGTAATCGGAGAATTGTAGGATCGATTATTATTCATTTTGTCAGACACCAACAGTCCAGACAGATTTACCTCTGGTGCCAGGTACTCCGGGGTTCCACAGAAGGTTTTCATGGTGGCGCCGTCTGTGATCCCCTCTTTACAAAGTCCAAAATCCGTTATCTTTATGTGGCCATCTTTGTCTAACATGAGGTTCTCAAGCTGCACATGGAAATGTAGACGCGAATCAGATCAGAAATACAGATCACTTCAAAAAACTTGCTAAGAAACTTCCCATTCTTCTTCCTGACAGGTGAACGAGTCCCCTGGGTTGAACGAAGAGAACACATTACCTTCAAGTCTCTGTAAACGACATTGCGTGAGTGTAGATACTCCAGTGCTGAGACTATTTCTGCACCGTAGAACCGTGCCCTATCTTCAGTGAATACTCTGTCCCGGGATAAGTGAAAGAAGAGCTGCAAGaggattaaaaaacatactgaatATTTTTATTTGCAGCATCATGAACTTGACTCTGTACGTATTAAAGACTGAAGATATTTTTGTTTGAGCTTTACAGGCGGGTGAAGGTTTGAAAAACAAGTGATTGAAAGTGGATTTAAATTCTGACGTTATTCCCATGAAACGGTAATCCGGTCTGGATTACAAACATTCTAAAGGCAAAATATCAAGTCTACAACTGATTCAATGCGGGGAAGTTTCCTTCTGCTTGTTTAAACCTACCGCCTGTCTAAAGCAAAAAGAAATAGCTACCTCTCCTCCGTTTGCGTACTCCATCACAAAGCAGAGCCGGTCGTTTGTTTGAAATGCATACTTTAGAGTCTGCAGAAGAAATCATGTGCACCTTCATTATGAGGATGAAGAGAAGTCTTCAGGCAAAAAACAACAGAAGTACTTGTGACTCACCGTTAGAAAGGGGTGCCTCGTATTTTGGAGAACTCGGCTCTCTGTAACTGTGTGTGCCACCTCGTCctataggaacacacacacacacgcacacacacagtccaTGCATAAAGAGCACAAACACTAAGCATGTAGCAAAACTACAAGACAGTCCCACTTAAATATTTTAGTCAGCACTGACTTTAGCGATG
Encoded here:
- the akt2 gene encoding RAC-beta serine/threonine-protein kinase, which codes for MNEVSVVREGWLQKRGEYIKTWRPRYFILKSDGSFIGYKDKPEVSIDPSQPPLNNFSVAECQLMKTERPRPNTFVIRCLQWTSVIERTFHVDSKEEREEWMRSIQAVTNSLKSQQQDEEPMEIKFGSPSDSSGAEEMEIAVSKSRSKVTMIDFDYLKLLGKGTFGKVILVKEKATGMYYAMKILRKEVIIAKDEVAHTVTESRVLQNTRHPFLTTLKYAFQTNDRLCFVMEYANGGELFFHLSRDRVFTEDRARFYGAEIVSALEYLHSRNVVYRDLKLENLMLDKDGHIKITDFGLCKEGITDGATMKTFCGTPEYLAPEVLEDNDYGRAVDWWGLGVVMYEMMCGRLPFYNQDHERLFELILMEEIRFPKSLAPEGKALLAGLLKKDPKQRLGGGPDDAKEVMTHKFFTPINWQDVIEKKLIPPFKPQVTSETDTRYFDDEFTAQSITITPPDKYDNLDPEDSDQRTHFPQFSYSASIRE